From one Mytilus galloprovincialis chromosome 13, xbMytGall1.hap1.1, whole genome shotgun sequence genomic stretch:
- the LOC143056867 gene encoding uncharacterized protein LOC143056867: protein MAGMKSLLSINVMLLILVHLSSSAYIPIPSTRHPDMMEVNIKCPYECTCNFQLSQAVCQNGFSLSILKDTKHMYQLKTLSIKRVEEVLMKINFEKFTELENLDLSSNVISEVPKNAFKGNKKLKTLKLMNNYIDILNFETFSSLSELVTLDLSHNNLHTFDSRLFDNLKNLKYLNLSMNAITDLPLGAFKELKNLRILDLTSNDLVHLTMPMLVGIETVHTLNISHNDLATIPNAVAQFSDNVVEFIISKNNFDCSCELQPLIHKIKANPSKYGNPDDLICNGKYHLLELENITMPCAPPEVYFITNSSSILARQSVLLQCKSYGVPQPVNYWKSPWGINFAQENVGNILQSYNISTVSSASYIGYSLGLESIVQMKDGDSLYIDVMRGYFAGQFTCVTLNGIGSTNFSMEVGIHDAIAETKGMSYFIGAGGVFVILVTGIIIGSISLCVQKCSCCCSCCGCCNCAESVPEEKDIKYTIEEIDVLEDGKRSTLDSCASNEFYFCPEPPDTPFNSPTEQTPRESPRKCPTPSVDSSDKNKSPNIKDTLDEVKVRLEKKMEKVRGHYNTLKETGSGYLSNIKGSAAIKVASGVESVKFGVRSIKEFCGTGDMGTQTISALSFGTDNHMATQTEDVKIESTTL, encoded by the coding sequence ATGGCTGGTATGAAAAGCTTGCTGAGTATAAATGTTATGCTACTTATACTTGTACATCTAAGCTCCAGTGCTTACATTCCAATCCCGTCAACGAGGCATCCAGATATGATGGAAGTCAACATTAAATGTCCGTATGAATGCACATGCAATTTTCAGTTAAGTCAGGCTGTTTGTCAGAATGGTTTTAGTCTTTCAATACTGAAAGATACAAAGCACATGTATCAATTGAAGACACTTTCTATTAAGAGAGTTGAAGAAGTGTTGATGaaaataaactttgaaaaatTTACAGAGCTAGAGAATTTGGATCTGAGTAGCAATGTTATTTCTGAAGTGCCAAAGAATGCGTTCAAAGGAAATAAGAAGCTCAAAACTTTAAAGCTAATGAATAACTacattgatattttgaattttgaaacgtTTTCAAGTCTTTCTGAATTAGTGACTTTGGATTTAAGTCATAATAACTTGCACACTTTTGATTCAAgattatttgataatttaaaaaatctgAAGTATTTGAACCTTAGCATGAATGCAATCACTGATCTTCCACTTGGCGCTTTTAAGGAATTAAAAAATCTGAGAATTTTAGATCTGACTTCGAATGACTTGGTCCATTTAACAATGCCAATGTTGGTTGGCATAGAAACAGTCCACACACTGAATATTTCTCATAACGATTTGGCCACCATTCCTAATGCAGTTGCTCAATTTTCTGACAATGTTGTCGAATTTATTATCtccaaaaataattttgattgttCATGTGAACTGCAACCATTGATCCATAAAATTAAAGCCAATCCATCTAAATATGGAAATCCAGATGATTTGATTTGTAATGGAAAATACCATTTACTTGAATTAGAAAATATAACTATGCCTTGTGCTCCACCTGAGGTTTATTTCATCACAAATTCAAGCAGCATACTTGCTCGTCAAAGTGTTTTACTGCAATGCAAAAGTTATGGAGTTCCTCAACCAGTCAACTATTGGAAATCCCCATGGGGTATCAATTTTGCCCAGGAAAATGTGGGAAATATTCTGCAGTCCTACAATATCTCAACTGTCTCTTCTGCGTCTTATATAGGATACAGTTTAGGACTTGAATCCATTGTACAAATGAAAGATGGCGACTCACTTTATATTGATGTGATGAGAGGTTATTTTGCAGGCCAATTCACATGCGTCACTTTGAATGGGATTGGGTCTACTAATTTCTCGATGGAAGTTGGTATTCATGATGCTATTGCTGAAACTAAAGGCATGAGTTATTTCATTGGCGCTGGCGGTGTTTTTGTAATATTGGTCACTGGAATCATCATTGGGTCAATATCTTTATGCGTACAGAAATGCAGTTGTTGCTGCTCATGCTGCGGATGTTGCAATTGTGCTGAATCTGTACCggaggaaaaagatattaaatataCCATTGAAGAAATTGATGTATTGGAAGATGGCAAACGATCTACTCTAGATTCCTGTGCTTCCAATGAATTTTACTTTTGCCCAGAACCACCAGACACGCCATTTAATTCACCTACTGAACAAACACCAAGGGAATCCCCTCGTAAGTGTCCAACGCCAAGTGTTGATTCAAGTGACAAGAACAAGTCGCCTAACATCAAAGACACTCTTGACGAAGTTAAAGTGAGGCTGGAGAAAAAGATGGAAAAGGTCAGAGGTCACTACAATACACTAAAAGAAACAGGATCTGGATATTTATCCAACATAAAAGGATCGGCTGCTATCAAAGTAGCGAGTGGTGTGGAGAGTGTTAAGTTTGGTGTACGGTCTATTAAAGAGTTCTGTGGCACTGGTGACATGGGAACACAAACTATATCAGCTCTCTCTTTTGGGACTGATAACCACATGGCAACACAGACAGAAGATGTAAAAATTGAATCCACAAccttgtaa